Proteins co-encoded in one Hymenobacter swuensis DY53 genomic window:
- a CDS encoding spermidine synthase, whose product MNKLLQLLRQGLSYLMPLTRRVSSEYSGQLEITLHRGHKELNTVHANYSYGSLERVLRYGLLFAPTKPTEPALVLGLGGGSVVKLLRQERGLIAPVTAVELDAAIIRLAAAEFGIRADAQLQVVCADAFEWVKTAPEANFALVVVDLFLDLDLPAGLHDAGFWRQLYRLVLPGGYVLFNLLTTTELWPDGQELPEFLSDLGFVVRDLEVERYNRLLVLHKPAA is encoded by the coding sequence ATGAACAAGCTGCTCCAACTGCTGCGTCAGGGCCTGAGTTACCTCATGCCACTTACGCGCCGGGTTTCCTCGGAGTACAGCGGCCAACTAGAGATTACGCTGCACCGGGGACACAAAGAGCTGAACACGGTCCATGCGAATTATAGCTACGGCTCCCTGGAGCGGGTATTGCGCTACGGCCTGCTGTTTGCTCCCACCAAGCCCACCGAACCGGCCCTAGTATTGGGGCTGGGCGGCGGCTCAGTAGTGAAGCTGCTGCGGCAGGAACGGGGCCTTATCGCGCCGGTTACCGCCGTGGAACTGGATGCCGCCATTATCCGGCTGGCGGCGGCGGAGTTTGGTATTCGGGCCGATGCCCAGTTGCAGGTTGTGTGCGCCGATGCGTTTGAGTGGGTGAAAACAGCTCCTGAAGCCAACTTTGCCTTAGTGGTGGTGGATCTGTTTCTGGACCTTGACTTACCGGCCGGCTTGCATGATGCCGGTTTCTGGCGGCAGCTATACCGCCTAGTCCTGCCGGGCGGATATGTACTGTTCAACCTGCTGACGACAACCGAGCTGTGGCCCGACGGGCAGGAACTACCGGAGTTCCTAAGCGACTTAGGATTTGTAGTGCGCGACCTGGAAGTAGAGCGCTACAACCGCCTGCTGGTACTGCATAAACCTGCCGCTTAG
- a CDS encoding sensor histidine kinase: MPAPSFVPRRPRPAFQLPSFLRRLPWSHMAWVGLLLYFDVQGWLLRQGVLIPPLKDNFWPLAITTDILDSGLFYLNWLLMPRLFARRQLGLYLLVLVAGLAAFCGLRIGVSYYFDEVKVQGVSQPLAYYVQVLQSYYFLLGGLILLLSFFVRLAGDYLQERDNRQELEKQHLRTELELLKTQLHPHFLFNTLNNIYSLTLNGSPQAPEAVLRLAELMRYQLYDSADDLVPLSREIGHLQSFLTLQHLRLPTDDADEAIQFTVLLPPGAEHVCRLPPMLLLPLVENAFKHGDLTARPHVVRLSLRLTEDGQLHFLVRNRVAPEAADPGGVGLVNLRRRLALLYPGRHTLAITANAEEYAARLSLQISGG, from the coding sequence ATGCCCGCGCCTTCTTTCGTGCCGCGCCGCCCCCGGCCGGCTTTTCAGCTTCCTTCCTTTCTCAGGCGTCTGCCCTGGTCGCATATGGCCTGGGTAGGGCTGCTGCTGTATTTCGATGTGCAGGGGTGGCTGCTGCGCCAAGGCGTACTGATACCACCGCTCAAGGATAATTTCTGGCCGCTGGCCATAACCACCGATATTCTCGATTCGGGCCTGTTTTATCTGAACTGGCTGCTCATGCCCCGGCTATTTGCCCGGCGGCAGCTGGGCCTGTACCTGCTGGTATTGGTAGCCGGGCTGGCCGCCTTCTGTGGCCTGCGCATCGGGGTCAGCTACTATTTTGACGAGGTGAAGGTGCAGGGCGTATCGCAGCCGTTGGCCTATTACGTGCAGGTGCTGCAGTCCTACTACTTTCTGCTGGGCGGGCTGATTTTGCTGCTGAGCTTTTTTGTGCGGCTGGCCGGTGACTACCTGCAGGAGCGCGACAACCGGCAGGAGCTGGAAAAACAGCATCTGCGGACGGAACTGGAGCTGCTCAAAACCCAGCTGCATCCGCACTTTCTGTTTAATACACTCAACAACATCTACTCCCTCACGCTCAATGGCTCTCCGCAGGCTCCGGAAGCGGTACTCCGTCTGGCCGAGCTAATGCGCTACCAGTTGTATGACAGTGCCGACGACCTGGTACCACTATCTCGGGAAATCGGGCATTTGCAGAGCTTCCTGACGCTGCAACACCTGCGCCTGCCCACCGATGATGCCGATGAAGCTATTCAGTTCACGGTGCTGCTGCCGCCCGGGGCCGAGCATGTGTGCCGCCTGCCGCCCATGCTGCTGCTGCCGCTGGTGGAAAATGCCTTCAAGCACGGCGACCTCACGGCCCGGCCCCACGTAGTGCGCCTCTCCCTACGCCTTACCGAGGACGGGCAACTACATTTTCTGGTGCGCAACCGGGTGGCGCCGGAAGCAGCCGACCCCGGCGGCGTAGGGCTGGTCAACTTGCGCCGCCGGTTGGCCCTGCTGTACCCTGGCCGCCATACGCTGGCCATCACCGCCAACGCCGAAGAATATGCTGCCCGGCTTTCTTTGCAGATATCGGGTGGGTAA
- a CDS encoding PQQ-dependent sugar dehydrogenase, translating into MNRTTFVPALAGLALLSACSGPSKQEKAEAAATTPADTVATATSPVDLPQPYATKSTTKRSKVIGWPAGKMPVAPAGFVVTKYAGDLVSPRNTYVLPNGDVLVAEANTVPTDTKEKVVAQLKLDPSKSMRASSANRITLLRDANKDGQPETRETFLTGLNQPFGMLVLDSYFYVANTDGVWRYPYQAGQTKISGKGTKIMDLPAGGYNNHWTRNLLAGPEGKKIYISVGSASNVAEHGIKEEERRANVLEINPDGSGERVYAAGLRNPVGLDWAPGTQTLWSAVNERDELGDELVPDYLTSVQPGKFYGWPYAYFGQHEDPRRKGERPDLVQQTVVPEVALGPHTASLGLAFYKADKFPAKYRNGAFIGQHGSWNRSEFSGYKVVFVPFQNGKPSGPMEDFLTGFVANAADKEVYGRPVGITALPDGSLLVADDAADTLWRVAAR; encoded by the coding sequence ATGAACCGAACTACTTTTGTGCCGGCTTTAGCCGGCCTGGCTCTGCTGAGTGCCTGCAGTGGACCCAGCAAACAGGAAAAGGCAGAAGCGGCTGCCACTACCCCCGCCGATACGGTAGCCACTGCTACCAGCCCGGTGGATCTGCCGCAGCCTTACGCCACCAAATCAACCACCAAGCGCAGCAAAGTAATTGGCTGGCCAGCAGGCAAAATGCCCGTAGCCCCGGCCGGTTTTGTAGTAACCAAATACGCCGGCGACCTGGTAAGCCCCCGCAATACCTACGTGCTGCCCAACGGCGACGTGCTGGTTGCCGAGGCCAATACCGTGCCCACGGATACCAAAGAGAAAGTGGTGGCCCAACTGAAGCTGGATCCTTCCAAATCGATGCGGGCCAGTAGTGCCAACCGCATTACGCTGCTCCGGGATGCCAACAAGGACGGCCAGCCGGAGACCCGGGAAACCTTTCTGACGGGGTTGAATCAGCCGTTTGGTATGTTGGTGCTGGATAGTTATTTCTACGTGGCCAATACGGATGGCGTGTGGCGCTATCCTTACCAAGCTGGTCAAACTAAAATCAGTGGCAAAGGCACGAAAATCATGGATCTGCCGGCTGGGGGCTACAACAACCACTGGACGCGCAACCTGTTGGCCGGGCCCGAAGGCAAAAAGATATACATATCGGTAGGCTCAGCCTCCAACGTGGCGGAACATGGTATCAAGGAAGAGGAGCGCCGGGCCAATGTGCTCGAAATCAACCCCGATGGGAGCGGGGAACGGGTGTATGCCGCCGGCCTGCGCAACCCCGTGGGGCTGGACTGGGCTCCCGGCACGCAAACACTGTGGTCGGCTGTGAATGAGCGGGACGAGTTGGGCGACGAGCTGGTGCCTGATTACCTGACGAGCGTGCAGCCCGGCAAGTTCTACGGCTGGCCTTACGCCTACTTTGGTCAGCACGAAGACCCCCGCCGGAAAGGGGAGCGGCCTGATCTGGTTCAGCAGACAGTAGTTCCCGAGGTGGCTCTGGGGCCGCACACGGCCTCCTTGGGCTTGGCTTTCTATAAGGCCGATAAGTTTCCGGCCAAGTACCGCAACGGCGCGTTTATCGGGCAGCATGGCTCTTGGAACCGTTCCGAGTTCTCAGGTTACAAAGTGGTGTTTGTGCCCTTCCAGAATGGCAAGCCCAGCGGCCCGATGGAAGATTTTCTGACGGGCTTCGTCGCCAACGCGGCGGATAAAGAAGTGTACGGACGGCCCGTAGGCATTACGGCCCTGCCCGATGGCTCCTTGCTGGTAGCCGACGATGCAGCCGATACACTCTGGCGCGTGGCTGCCCGGTAG
- a CDS encoding DedA family protein — translation MEILKHLLDFILHLDKHLAEIIQDYGTWTYAILFLIIFVETGVVVLPFLPGDSLLFAAGALAHLPGSPLNIWVMMGLLIVAAVLGDTLNYHIGDYLGPRVFRENSRFLKREHLERTQAFYQKHGAKTIIMARFIPIIRTFAPFVAGVGTMSYSKFLSYNVVGAVLWVLLLTGAGYLFGQIPMVQKNFSLVVVAIIVLSVLPAVYEFIKERRTKSRPVA, via the coding sequence ATGGAAATTCTGAAGCATCTGCTCGACTTTATTCTCCACCTCGATAAGCACTTGGCTGAGATTATTCAGGACTACGGCACCTGGACGTACGCCATTCTTTTCCTGATCATCTTCGTGGAAACCGGGGTAGTAGTACTGCCCTTCCTGCCCGGCGACTCGTTGCTATTCGCGGCCGGGGCGTTGGCGCACCTGCCCGGTTCACCACTGAATATCTGGGTGATGATGGGCCTGCTGATTGTGGCCGCCGTGCTCGGCGATACGCTCAACTACCACATCGGCGACTATCTGGGGCCACGCGTATTCCGCGAGAATTCTCGCTTTCTAAAGCGTGAGCATCTGGAGCGCACCCAGGCTTTCTACCAGAAGCACGGAGCCAAAACCATTATCATGGCCCGTTTTATTCCCATTATTCGCACGTTCGCGCCGTTTGTGGCGGGCGTAGGTACCATGAGCTACAGTAAGTTTCTCTCCTATAACGTGGTGGGAGCGGTGCTGTGGGTGTTGCTGCTTACCGGAGCCGGTTACCTGTTTGGGCAGATTCCGATGGTGCAGAAAAACTTCTCGTTGGTGGTAGTGGCTATCATTGTGCTGTCGGTACTGCCAGCGGTATATGAGTTCATCAAGGAGCGGCGTACCAAAAGCCGGCCGGTAGCGTAA
- a CDS encoding shikimate dehydrogenase family protein, with protein MPEFGLLGRSLKHSFSQTYFTQKFHNLELPDYRYELFELATMNELPALLARHPDLQGLNVTIPYKEQVWPFLNEVAPSAARVGAVNVIEFRADGQLIGHNTDYIGFRDSVRSFLPKGPLAEVRALVLGSGGASKAVEVALKELGIGYWVVSRNPLGAGLTYDELTPHLLQEHRLIINTTPLGTFPAVEECPPIPYEALTSQHYLYDLIYNPRETEFMQRGQARGAHTKNGFEMLCLQAEAAWEIWNG; from the coding sequence ATGCCCGAATTTGGATTGCTAGGCCGCTCTTTGAAGCATTCCTTCTCCCAGACTTACTTCACCCAGAAATTCCATAACCTTGAGCTGCCCGATTACCGCTATGAGTTGTTTGAACTGGCTACGATGAATGAGTTGCCCGCACTACTGGCCCGGCATCCAGATCTGCAGGGGCTCAACGTAACCATTCCGTACAAGGAGCAGGTGTGGCCGTTCCTAAATGAAGTAGCGCCGTCGGCGGCGCGGGTAGGGGCCGTCAATGTCATTGAGTTCCGAGCCGACGGCCAGTTGATTGGGCACAATACGGATTACATCGGCTTCCGTGACTCCGTGCGCAGTTTCCTGCCCAAGGGGCCACTTGCTGAGGTTCGGGCGTTGGTGCTGGGCAGTGGCGGGGCCTCGAAGGCAGTGGAAGTGGCGCTGAAAGAACTGGGTATCGGCTACTGGGTGGTGTCGCGCAACCCACTGGGCGCGGGCCTTACCTATGACGAGTTGACGCCGCATCTGCTGCAGGAGCACCGCCTGATTATCAATACCACGCCGCTGGGCACCTTCCCGGCCGTAGAAGAGTGCCCGCCCATTCCGTACGAGGCCCTCACCAGTCAGCACTACCTCTACGACCTTATCTACAACCCGCGCGAAACCGAGTTTATGCAGCGTGGCCAGGCCCGGGGTGCCCACACCAAAAACGGGTTCGAAATGCTTTGCCTCCAGGCCGAAGCCGCCTGGGAAATCTGGAATGGGTGA
- a CDS encoding TonB-dependent receptor domain-containing protein, protein MKHVTLPLLLTGLLTAPVLAQTTPPAGAPAAGQRPAGMPAQPAATAKPVLSNTAKGSGRLEGTVLDAATKKPVEFATITLLPLSGNTPLDGGVCDERGRFKLQGLAAGEFRLQISFIGYATQTRNVTIGAGLTTVPTVSLESSAQKLGEVTVTGERDVIETKPDRIVYNAEKDITNSGGTAADVLRKVPLVNVDPEGNVELRGTSNVRVLINNKPSGVVASSVADAMKQIPADQIKSVEVITTPSAKYDGEGTGGIINIILKKNNLEGLNGSVGLAAGTRSSNGNASLNYRKGKVGLSSSMSGFAFYSPNRNDLTRYLKDGSGNERLALEQQGDGNTLGGGGFGRLGLDYDPAQYHNLTLNVQGNLFRNSGNYGQFNNLLLPVADEFTRDTDRRFRTQSYDVNGSYTRTFEQKRREWSVLAQHTRNRNVQAYYLDQFAGRTTENFAKDYREESDNLSRNLETTLQTDYAHPFSETALLETGAKAILRRVSSDYDVFTSPSTGSNIDPVFNPDRSNLFDYNQDVLAAYGTYGFSASKKVSFKLGARAENTRITGSFQQQQSDNSSVKQNYLSVLPNLSLSYQPQNPKKPGQTLRIAYSKRIQRPQIFYLNPFRNSSDSLNVSFGNPELEPELTDSYEINYTTFIKGSVLNLSAYARRTGNAIEAVRYIDRNGVNVQTFSNIGRNATFGTSLFTSVKPIPKWDVSGNLNVYYVSLKSPALSFEDGSINTAAYSNSGVMYNLNLNSSYKFEKGLSLQFFGGLNSPRVQLQGKQAAWTFYSLGLRKNLLKDKADLTLNADNFLSATRNLRSTLDTDQFRQESNNYIYLRGVRLAFNYRFGKVTQQAPKRRRSIQNDDVKQGSDGQQQGN, encoded by the coding sequence ATGAAACACGTTACCCTTCCCCTGCTGCTGACGGGCCTGCTCACGGCTCCGGTTCTGGCTCAAACCACGCCGCCCGCCGGGGCTCCGGCAGCAGGGCAGCGCCCGGCCGGCATGCCGGCTCAGCCGGCCGCAACGGCCAAACCGGTACTGTCTAACACCGCTAAAGGCTCCGGCCGTCTCGAAGGCACCGTGCTCGACGCGGCCACCAAAAAACCGGTGGAGTTTGCCACTATCACGCTGCTGCCCCTGAGTGGCAACACCCCGCTGGATGGCGGCGTGTGCGACGAGCGGGGCCGCTTTAAGCTGCAGGGGCTGGCCGCCGGCGAGTTCCGGCTGCAGATCAGCTTTATCGGGTACGCCACCCAGACGCGCAACGTGACCATTGGCGCGGGCCTGACTACCGTGCCCACCGTAAGCCTGGAATCGTCGGCCCAGAAGCTGGGGGAAGTGACGGTAACCGGCGAGCGGGACGTCATCGAAACCAAGCCGGACCGCATTGTGTACAACGCCGAGAAGGACATTACCAACAGCGGCGGCACGGCGGCCGATGTGCTGCGCAAAGTGCCCCTGGTGAACGTGGACCCCGAAGGCAACGTGGAGCTGCGCGGGACCAGCAACGTGCGGGTGCTCATCAACAACAAGCCCTCGGGCGTGGTGGCCTCCTCGGTGGCCGATGCCATGAAACAGATTCCCGCCGACCAGATCAAGAGCGTGGAGGTAATTACCACGCCCTCGGCCAAGTACGATGGCGAAGGCACGGGCGGCATTATCAACATCATTCTGAAGAAGAACAACCTGGAGGGTCTCAATGGCTCGGTAGGACTGGCAGCCGGTACGCGTAGCTCCAACGGCAACGCCTCGCTCAATTACCGCAAGGGAAAGGTAGGCCTGAGCAGCTCTATGAGCGGCTTTGCTTTCTACAGCCCCAACCGCAACGACCTTACGCGCTACCTTAAAGACGGCAGCGGCAACGAGCGGCTGGCCCTGGAGCAACAGGGCGACGGCAATACGCTGGGCGGCGGCGGCTTCGGCCGGCTAGGGCTGGATTACGACCCGGCCCAGTACCACAACCTCACCCTGAACGTGCAGGGCAATCTGTTCCGCAACAGCGGCAACTACGGGCAGTTTAACAACCTGCTGCTGCCCGTGGCCGATGAGTTTACCCGTGATACAGACCGGCGCTTCCGCACCCAGAGCTATGACGTGAACGGCTCCTACACCCGCACGTTTGAGCAGAAGCGCCGCGAGTGGAGCGTGCTGGCCCAGCATACCCGCAACCGTAACGTGCAGGCTTACTACCTCGACCAGTTTGCGGGCCGCACCACCGAAAACTTCGCCAAAGATTACCGCGAAGAAAGCGACAACCTCTCCCGCAACCTCGAAACCACCCTCCAGACCGATTACGCCCATCCGTTTTCAGAAACCGCGTTGCTCGAAACCGGGGCCAAGGCCATCCTGCGCCGCGTGAGCAGTGACTACGACGTATTCACGAGCCCTAGTACCGGCAGCAACATCGACCCGGTATTCAACCCGGACCGCTCCAACCTGTTCGACTACAACCAGGATGTGCTGGCGGCGTATGGCACCTACGGCTTCTCGGCCTCGAAAAAGGTGAGCTTCAAGCTGGGCGCCCGAGCGGAAAATACGCGCATCACCGGCAGCTTCCAGCAGCAACAGAGCGACAACTCCAGCGTGAAGCAGAACTACCTGAGCGTACTGCCGAACCTGAGCCTGAGCTACCAGCCCCAGAACCCCAAAAAGCCGGGCCAGACGCTGCGCATAGCCTATTCGAAACGCATCCAACGGCCCCAGATTTTCTACCTGAACCCCTTCCGCAACTCCTCCGATTCGCTGAACGTGAGCTTTGGTAATCCGGAGCTGGAACCAGAGCTGACCGACAGCTACGAAATCAACTACACCACCTTCATCAAAGGTTCGGTGCTGAACCTGAGCGCCTACGCCCGCCGCACCGGCAACGCCATTGAGGCCGTGCGCTATATTGACCGCAACGGCGTAAACGTGCAGACGTTCAGCAACATCGGCCGCAACGCCACGTTTGGCACGAGCCTGTTCACCTCGGTAAAACCCATTCCGAAGTGGGACGTGAGCGGTAACCTGAACGTGTACTATGTGTCGCTGAAAAGCCCGGCCCTGAGCTTCGAAGACGGGTCCATCAACACGGCCGCATATTCCAACAGCGGGGTGATGTACAACCTGAACCTGAACTCCAGCTACAAATTCGAGAAGGGCCTGAGCCTGCAGTTCTTCGGGGGCCTCAACTCACCGCGCGTGCAGCTGCAGGGCAAGCAGGCAGCCTGGACGTTTTACTCGCTGGGTCTGCGCAAAAACCTGCTCAAGGATAAAGCCGACCTGACGCTGAACGCCGACAACTTCCTCTCGGCCACCCGCAACCTGCGCTCCACCCTCGACACTGACCAGTTCCGGCAGGAAAGCAACAACTATATCTACCTGCGCGGGGTGCGCTTGGCCTTCAACTACCGCTTCGGCAAAGTAACCCAGCAAGCCCCCAAACGCCGCCGTAGCATCCAGAACGACGACGTGAAGCAAGGCAGCGACGGCCAGCAGCAGGGGAATTAA
- a CDS encoding TonB-dependent receptor domain-containing protein, which translates to MKQLFSLLLLAAVASSTVHAQTSLSVVAAPAAKGPGRLSGRVVDAATQKPVEYATVALLPATGTTPLLGGTCDADGKFELRDLPTGSFRLQISFVGYGSRLENVTITAEPQTLGTLALTASAQNLGGVTVTGERPVVETKPDRLVYNADQDASNTGGTVADILRKTPLVNLDGEGNVQLRGTGNVRILINNKPSALLAGNLAEALKQIPADQVKAIEVITSPSAKYDAEGSGGVINIVLKKNTLQGTSGSVGASGGNRNQGLNGSLNAKRGVFGVNTKLSGFRNLYPFRSSTARTSFLPDGTTGQLTERTTSRNQGQGGYGQVELTYDPSPLHSFTLSGNGNLYANDAPQQLFNQYQGQPALDTLYTRDINRQDQNRSFDLNAGYTRTFGDKQPRREWSVLAQHTNNRNREQYRLDQYGAPEVRTGPLEYQEASRNLARNLETTFQTDYTQPFGEKNTLELGAKHIRRQVSSDYTLDTLLTGQQPGFVRSALRSNRFDYDQNVLAAYGTYNFSLGKKYAFSLGTRLERTGIAGEFQNEAGRFRNDYLNVLPNLNATRTLRKDGETLRLSYSRRIQRPHIYYLNPYVNQVTPNSVNFGNPELRPELAQLLELTYGTFGEKFSLNASGFVRRVGNSIERVSIYNQERARNETTYGNLATNTNYGLNLYGSWKPLTGWDLSSNISGDYTNLRSRQLNRVSRRASAYMNLNSSLKLGKTYVVQGYGGFWTGGVELQTRYSGGVYYGLSLKKTLLKEKADLTLGANNFLASGREFRSTTTTPDFINQGVFYSYQRNVRLSFNYRFGKLEGGQRQRKSIRNDDSKGGSGGGQQGG; encoded by the coding sequence ATGAAGCAGCTATTCTCCCTGCTCCTGCTGGCCGCCGTGGCCTCCTCCACCGTGCACGCCCAGACCTCTCTCTCAGTAGTTGCTGCTCCGGCCGCCAAAGGCCCCGGCCGCCTTAGTGGCCGCGTGGTGGATGCCGCCACCCAGAAACCCGTGGAATATGCCACCGTGGCTTTATTGCCCGCTACCGGCACCACGCCGCTACTGGGCGGCACCTGCGACGCCGACGGCAAGTTTGAGCTGCGCGACCTGCCTACCGGCTCTTTTCGGCTGCAGATTAGCTTTGTGGGCTACGGCAGCCGCCTGGAAAACGTAACCATCACCGCCGAGCCCCAGACACTGGGCACGCTGGCCCTGACGGCTTCGGCCCAGAACCTGGGCGGCGTGACGGTAACCGGGGAGCGGCCGGTGGTAGAAACCAAGCCCGACCGCCTTGTGTACAATGCCGACCAGGACGCCAGCAACACCGGCGGCACTGTGGCCGACATCCTGCGCAAAACTCCGCTGGTGAACCTCGATGGGGAGGGTAACGTGCAGTTGCGGGGCACAGGCAACGTGCGGATTCTCATCAACAATAAGCCTTCCGCTTTACTGGCGGGCAACCTGGCGGAAGCGTTGAAGCAGATTCCAGCCGACCAGGTGAAGGCCATTGAAGTCATCACGTCACCCTCGGCAAAGTACGATGCGGAGGGCTCAGGCGGAGTCATCAACATTGTGCTTAAGAAGAATACGCTGCAGGGCACCAGTGGCAGCGTGGGCGCCAGCGGCGGCAACCGCAACCAAGGCCTCAATGGCAGTCTGAACGCCAAACGGGGCGTATTTGGGGTGAATACCAAGCTCAGCGGCTTCCGCAACCTGTACCCGTTCAGGAGCAGTACCGCCCGCACCAGCTTCCTACCCGACGGCACCACCGGCCAGCTGACCGAGCGCACTACGTCGCGCAACCAGGGCCAGGGCGGCTACGGCCAGGTAGAGCTGACGTATGATCCGTCGCCACTGCACAGCTTTACCCTCAGCGGCAACGGCAACCTTTACGCCAATGATGCGCCGCAGCAGCTGTTCAACCAGTACCAGGGCCAGCCCGCGCTGGATACGCTTTATACCCGCGACATCAACCGCCAGGACCAGAACCGCAGCTTCGACCTGAATGCGGGCTACACCCGCACCTTTGGAGATAAGCAGCCCCGCCGCGAGTGGAGCGTGCTGGCCCAGCACACCAACAACCGGAACCGCGAGCAGTACCGTCTTGACCAGTACGGTGCCCCGGAGGTACGCACCGGGCCGCTGGAGTACCAGGAAGCCAGCCGCAACCTGGCCCGCAACCTCGAAACCACCTTCCAGACCGATTACACGCAGCCTTTCGGGGAGAAGAATACGCTGGAACTTGGGGCCAAGCATATCCGCCGACAGGTCAGCAGCGACTACACACTGGATACCTTGCTCACCGGCCAGCAGCCCGGTTTTGTGCGTAGTGCGCTCCGCTCCAACCGGTTCGATTACGACCAGAACGTACTGGCCGCCTACGGTACCTACAATTTCTCGCTGGGCAAAAAATATGCGTTCAGCCTGGGCACGCGACTGGAGCGCACCGGCATTGCGGGCGAGTTTCAGAACGAGGCCGGCCGCTTCCGGAATGACTACCTGAACGTGCTGCCGAACCTGAACGCCACCCGTACCCTCCGGAAAGATGGCGAAACGCTGCGCCTGAGCTATTCGCGGCGCATTCAGCGGCCCCACATCTACTACCTGAACCCCTACGTGAACCAGGTGACGCCCAACTCGGTGAACTTCGGCAACCCCGAGCTGCGCCCCGAGCTGGCCCAGTTGCTGGAACTGACGTACGGCACGTTTGGGGAGAAATTCTCGCTGAACGCCTCGGGTTTCGTGCGGCGCGTGGGCAATTCAATTGAGCGTGTGAGCATCTATAATCAGGAACGCGCCCGCAACGAAACCACCTACGGCAACCTGGCCACCAACACCAACTACGGTCTGAACCTGTACGGCTCCTGGAAACCACTCACGGGTTGGGACCTGAGCAGCAACATCAGCGGTGACTATACCAACTTGCGCAGCCGCCAGCTGAACCGCGTCAGTCGCCGCGCTTCCGCGTACATGAACCTCAACTCCTCCCTGAAGCTGGGTAAAACCTACGTGGTGCAGGGCTACGGCGGCTTCTGGACGGGCGGCGTGGAATTGCAGACGCGCTACTCCGGCGGGGTGTACTACGGCCTAAGTCTAAAGAAAACGCTGCTTAAGGAAAAGGCCGACCTCACGCTGGGTGCCAACAACTTCTTGGCCTCCGGCCGCGAGTTCCGCAGCACCACTACCACCCCCGATTTCATCAATCAGGGCGTTTTCTACTCCTACCAGCGCAACGTGCGCCTCTCCTTCAACTACCGCTTCGGCAAGCTGGAGGGCGGCCAGCGCCAACGCAAAAGCATCCGCAACGACGACTCCAAAGGCGGCAGCGGCGGCGGTCAGCAGGGCGGGTAA
- a CDS encoding LytR/AlgR family response regulator transcription factor produces MEPSVTRRPLSCVVVDDEPLALKVLADYCAQVPFLELLGQFHDALTAVAFLQDTPVDVVFLDIQMPRLTGLQLAQLLPAPGPRIIFTTAHPDYAVQSYELPALDYLLKPISFERFVQAAHRARAALHQPVTANAPTEAPDPAATADEALFVRHDNRLRRVLVDDMYYVEGQKEYLMYYTATGKILTLQSFRRLEELLPTGRFVRIHKSYLINLRHLEFVERHRVQVHGASLPIGETYREAFLELLRYHGKL; encoded by the coding sequence ATGGAACCATCCGTTACGCGTCGTCCGCTAAGCTGCGTGGTGGTGGATGATGAGCCGCTGGCGCTGAAAGTGCTGGCCGATTACTGCGCCCAGGTGCCGTTTCTGGAGCTGCTGGGGCAGTTTCATGATGCTCTGACGGCCGTGGCTTTCCTGCAGGATACCCCTGTAGACGTGGTATTTCTGGATATTCAGATGCCGCGGCTCACCGGCCTACAGCTGGCGCAGCTGCTGCCGGCCCCGGGGCCCCGCATCATCTTCACCACCGCCCACCCCGATTACGCCGTGCAGAGCTACGAACTGCCGGCTCTCGATTATCTGCTCAAACCCATTTCCTTCGAGCGGTTTGTGCAGGCAGCGCACCGCGCCCGGGCCGCGCTACATCAGCCCGTTACGGCCAATGCGCCCACCGAAGCGCCGGACCCGGCCGCTACTGCCGATGAAGCCCTGTTTGTACGCCATGATAACCGCCTGCGCCGGGTATTGGTGGATGATATGTATTACGTGGAAGGCCAGAAGGAATACCTGATGTATTACACCGCCACCGGCAAAATCCTGACGCTGCAGTCGTTTCGGCGGCTGGAGGAGCTGCTGCCTACCGGCCGCTTCGTGCGCATCCACAAATCCTACCTCATCAACCTGCGCCACCTGGAGTTTGTGGAGCGCCACCGCGTGCAGGTGCACGGCGCCAGTCTGCCCATCGGGGAAACCTACCGGGAGGCGTTTCTGGAGCTGCTGCGGTACCATGGAAAGCTCTGA